In the genome of Alphaproteobacteria bacterium, the window AAGACCGAACGTTGATATTTGAAGCGCCGTTAACGGGGCATATGAAAAAAAGCTGGCAGTTTTTCCAGTTTGAAGAACCAACTATCAAGCGACATATGCTAACTAAGTAGATGCTGAGAAAATATCTATACAGCCTCATGTGCGCGGGATTCCATAATTTCGCGGCTTAAAGCTTCTTTATGCGTTGCCACCCACCATACATTGCCGCAAGGGTCTTTGACAGCGGCGTTTCTGTCGCCATAAAACCTGTCTTCTGGCTCACAAACCGAGGTGCCACCTGAAGCAAGCCCTCGCTCATAATGGCAATCAGAATCCGCCACATATAAATAGATGGTGGAAGGGCTGGCAATATTCTTGTTCTCGCTCAACATCACCATGCCGTCGCCAATGCGAATTTGTGCATATTGAATTATGCCGTTTTTGTTGCGCAATGTTTGTATTTCTTCGGCATCAAAAGCGCGTTTAACAAAATCGAGAACTTTTTGTGCATCATTCACAATGATATACGGTGCAACACTGGGGACAGAATCTGGTTTATAGGTCATGATAGCCTCGCATGTTTAGTGTTGGATACAAACAGCATATAGGTTATGGTGCATTGCATTAAAAATGTATATGGATATGCACGAATGAACAAGCCTAAACATGCTGCAATGCAAAAGCCACAATTGAAGCGGTTTTATGAAGATGTAGCGGTAGAAAAAACTCAAAATGGCTGGCAGATTCTGCTTGATAAACGCCCTATCCGTACACCAGAAAAACACCCGCTAATTGTTCCTACGCAGGCATTGGCTGAGGCGGTAGCAAAAGAATGGGAGGCTCAAAAAGAATTTGTGCTGCCCGACAGCATGTTTCAAATGCAGTTTTCTTGCGCGGCAATTGATTACGCCGCCAATTTCCGAAATGATGTAGAAGCGGAAACGCTGGCTTATATAACGACCGATTTGCTATGCTATCGTGCCTCTGAACCGCCCGAGCTTGTGCAGCGGCAAAATGCGCAGTGGAACACTTGGCTGCATTGGTTTGAAAAGCATTTTGATGTGAAAATGGTGGTGGTTATGGGGATAATGCCCGCCCAGCAATCGCCAGAAACAATAGCAAGTATGGCGCTAGAATTATCGCAACAAGAATGTTTTTTGTTGACGGCAACGTGGCTGGCTGCAAAGTATACCGGATCGCTGATTCTGGCGATGGCGCTGATTAAAAATGCGCTACCCGCCGATGAAGCATTCAAAATTTCACGTTTAGAGGAGCAATACCAGACTGAGCAATGGGGTGATGACGAAGAAGCACATGATAAACGTGTGGTAATGGCCAATGAAATATGTGAATTAGGCCATTTTATTTCGTTATTACAATAAGAAAAAAAACCTGCTTGGTTATGGCTGTCGAATCTGCTAAACAGTGCGTTCACGACTAGGAAATTCGCCTATGACAACCGATCTAAGTCCCATGAGACAAATTGAAATTATCCGCGAGCTGGAATCTAAGCGGGATCGCGCCCGCTTGGGTGGCGGCCAGAAACGTATAGATGCCCAGCATGGCCGCGGCAAGCTGACCGCCCGCGAGCGTTTGGAAGTGCTGCTGGATGCGGGATCCTTCGAAGAATTCGATATGTATGTCGAACATCGCTGCACCAATTTTGGCATGCAGGATAACCAGATTCCAGGAGATGGTTGCGTAACCGGCCATGGCACGATTAATGGCCGCTTAGTCTTTGTATACTCGCAGGATTTTACTGTTATTGGCGGATCGCTTTCGGAAACGAACGCTAAAAAGATCTGCAAGCTAATGGATCAGGCCATGAAAGTGGGCGCCCCTGTGATTGGAATTAATGATTCCGGTGGCGCACGTATTCAGGAAGGCGTCGATTCGTTGGCAGGCTTTGCTGAGATTTTCCAGCGCAATGTGCTGGCATCTGGCGTGGTGCCGCAAATTTCGCTGATTATGGGCCCCTGCGCCGGCGGTGCGGTCTATTCTCCTGCTCTTACCGATTTTACCGTTATGGTGCGCGGCACATCTTATATGTTTGTAACTGGCCCTGATGTGGTAAAAACCGTTACCCATGAGGTGGTTAGTCAAGAAGATTTAGGCGGGGCGGATTGCCATACCTCAAAAACCGGTGTGGCAGATCTGGCATTTGATAACGACATCGAAGCATTGCAACAAGTGCGCCGCATGTTTAATTTTATGCCGCTTTCCAACAAAGAAGAAGTGCCGTATCGCCCCACCACCGACCCTGCTGACCGTGTGGAAATGTCGCTTAATACATTGGTGCCAGCAAATCCAAATAAGCCATATAACATCAAAGAATTGCTGTTCCGCGTAGTCGATGAGAACGACTTTTTCGAAATTCAGCCTGATTATGCAAAAAACGTGGTGATCGGCTTTGGCCGCATGGAAGGCCATACCGTCGGGTTTGTAGCAAACCAGCCCATGTTTCTTGCTGGTTGTCTGGATATTGATGCAAGCCGCAAGGCAGCGCGCTTCGTACGCTATTGCGATGCATTCAGCATCCCTATTGTGACATTTGTAGATGTGCCGGGCTTCCTGCCGGGAACCAGTCAGGAACATAACGGCATTATTAAACATGGTGCCAAATTGCTCTATGCCTATGCAGAAGCTACGGTGCCAAAGGTTACGGTGATTACTCGTAAAGCTTATGGCGGCGCGTATTGCGTGATGGGGCCAAAGCATCTGCGCGGCGATGTGAATCTGGCATGGCCGAGTGCAGAAATTGCTGTGATGGGGCCGCAAGGTGCGGTGGAAATTATTTTCCGTGGCAAGCTTGATAGTCAGGAAGAAACCGACAAACAGGTTGAAGAATATCGCACAAAGTTTGCAAGCCCGTTTGTTGCGGCATCGCGGGGATATATTGATGACGTGATTCGTCCGCAAAATACCCGCTGGCGTATCTGCCGTTCGCTCGCAATTCTGCGCAAGAAAAAAATTGAGAACCCTTGGAAAAAACACGATAACCTACCGTTGTAAGTGATGGAATCTGGTTGCGCTTGGGCGTGGCTTTTGTCTGTTACTAACCACTGTTCACTGGGCATTACTTATGTTTGATAAAATTCTCATTGCTAATCGCGGCGAAATTGCTCTACGGGTGATTTCAACCTGCCGCAAACTGGGCATTAAAACCGTTGCTGTATATTCGGAGGCCGACACGAATGCTTTGCATGTGCGCGAGGCAGACGAAGCGGTATATATTGGCCCATCTCCTGCTGTCCAGAGCTATTTGTCGATGGATAATATCATGGCCGCAATCCATCAGACGGGCGCACAAGCGGTGCATCCGGGATATGGATTTTTGTCGGAAAACGGTGAATTTGCAGAGCGGCTTGAAAAAGAAGGCATCGCATTTATTGGCCCCAGCACTCACGCAATGAAAGTGATGGGCGACAAAATTGAATCGAAAATATTGGCGCGTAAAGCAGGCGTGAATACTGTG includes:
- a CDS encoding VOC family protein, which codes for MTYKPDSVPSVAPYIIVNDAQKVLDFVKRAFDAEEIQTLRNKNGIIQYAQIRIGDGMVMLSENKNIASPSTIYLYVADSDCHYERGLASGGTSVCEPEDRFYGDRNAAVKDPCGNVWWVATHKEALSREIMESRAHEAV
- a CDS encoding ATPase, yielding MNKPKHAAMQKPQLKRFYEDVAVEKTQNGWQILLDKRPIRTPEKHPLIVPTQALAEAVAKEWEAQKEFVLPDSMFQMQFSCAAIDYAANFRNDVEAETLAYITTDLLCYRASEPPELVQRQNAQWNTWLHWFEKHFDVKMVVVMGIMPAQQSPETIASMALELSQQECFLLTATWLAAKYTGSLILAMALIKNALPADEAFKISRLEEQYQTEQWGDDEEAHDKRVVMANEICELGHFISLLQ
- a CDS encoding acyl-CoA carboxylase subunit beta, which translates into the protein MTTDLSPMRQIEIIRELESKRDRARLGGGQKRIDAQHGRGKLTARERLEVLLDAGSFEEFDMYVEHRCTNFGMQDNQIPGDGCVTGHGTINGRLVFVYSQDFTVIGGSLSETNAKKICKLMDQAMKVGAPVIGINDSGGARIQEGVDSLAGFAEIFQRNVLASGVVPQISLIMGPCAGGAVYSPALTDFTVMVRGTSYMFVTGPDVVKTVTHEVVSQEDLGGADCHTSKTGVADLAFDNDIEALQQVRRMFNFMPLSNKEEVPYRPTTDPADRVEMSLNTLVPANPNKPYNIKELLFRVVDENDFFEIQPDYAKNVVIGFGRMEGHTVGFVANQPMFLAGCLDIDASRKAARFVRYCDAFSIPIVTFVDVPGFLPGTSQEHNGIIKHGAKLLYAYAEATVPKVTVITRKAYGGAYCVMGPKHLRGDVNLAWPSAEIAVMGPQGAVEIIFRGKLDSQEETDKQVEEYRTKFASPFVAASRGYIDDVIRPQNTRWRICRSLAILRKKKIENPWKKHDNLPL
- a CDS encoding acetyl/propionyl-CoA carboxylase subunit alpha, with translation MFDKILIANRGEIALRVISTCRKLGIKTVAVYSEADTNALHVREADEAVYIGPSPAVQSYLSMDNIMAAIHQTGAQAVHPGYGFLSENGEFAERLEKEGIAFIGPSTHAMKVMGDKIESKILARKAGVNTVPGTTEAVESEAKAKKIATHIGYPVMI